Proteins encoded together in one Gadus chalcogrammus isolate NIFS_2021 chromosome 18, NIFS_Gcha_1.0, whole genome shotgun sequence window:
- the LOC130371608 gene encoding uncharacterized protein LOC130371608, which yields MAYVLHYQVFFFFFHQVFKAMHLQIFLYDTFRRHARMFIEPAIVHKWNHSQDVMLQKLSEESKVILGGDMRADSPGHCAQFGSYTMMDINTKTIVNLQLVQSNEVRGSSHMEKEGLKRSLALLDARGVTIDSIVTDHHPQIQKYLRDNTQFYDVWHMENGITKQLHKISKTKDCQKVKTWMRAIRNHIYWTAASSITGPERVAKWTSLLNHVQDIHTHDDPLFPKCLHPIGLTILISCKSSHYQ from the exons ATGGCATATGTTTTACATTatcaagtctttttttttttttttcatcaggtGTTCAAGGCAATGCATCTGCAGATTTTTCTGTATGATACCTTTCGTCGGCATGCCAGAATGTTTATAGAGCCAGCTATTGTCCATAAATGGAACCATTCCCAAGATGTGATGCTGCAGAAGCTCAGCGAAGAAAGTAAAGTAATACTTGGTGGCGACATGAGGGCTGATTCTCCag GGCACTGTGCACAATTTGGGAGCTACACCATGATGGACATCAACACCAAAACTATTGTCAATCTCCAGTTGGTTCAG AGCAATGAGGTTAGAGGAAGCTCCCATATGGAGAAGGAAGGCCTGAAGAGGAGCCTGGCATTGTTGGATGCACGTGGTGTAACCATCGATAGCATCGTCACTGACCATCATCCACAAATCCAGAAATATCTGAGGGACAACACTCAATTTTATGACGTCTGGCACATGGAGAATG GAATTACAAAGCAACTACATAAAATTAGCAAAACCAAGGACTGCCAGAAAGTAAAGACGTGGATGCGAGCCATCAGAAACCACATCTATTGGACGGCGGCATCGTCAATAACCGGGCCGGAGAGAGTGGCAAAATGGACCTCCCTCCTGAACCATGTTCAGGATATTCATACTCATGATGACCCCCTCTTCCCAAAATGTCTACATCCAATTGGTTTGACTATATTGATTAGCTGCAAGTCCAGTCATTACCAATAA